In the Phenylobacterium soli genome, GCCCCTGGACGTCGACCACCCGGCCCGCCGCCGACGAGCCCTCGGAGACCTCCTCCCGCGCCGTCGTCTTGCGCCGCGAGGACGTGGCCTTGGGCGCCGGCTCCTCGGCCGGCGCTTCCGCGCCCGGAAGTTTCAGGGTCTGGCCGGCGTGGATCGAGCCCCGCGCCGAGATGTCGTTGGCCTCGCGCAGCTCGTCGAGGCCAATGCCGAGCTTCTTGGAGATCGAATAGAGGGTGTCGCCCTTCTTCACCGTGTAGCTGGTCGGCGCCTCGGGCTCGGCCTTGGCGCGGGACCTCTTCGACGAGGTCTTCGGCTCGGCCTTGTCGGCCGGCTTATCGGCGCCGGGGACCTTCAGCTCCTGGCCGACGTCGATCGCATTGCCGCGAAGCCGGTTGGCCTTCTTCAGCTCGGTCACCGAGACGCCGAGCTTGTCGGCGATCTTGCCCAGGGTGTCGCCCTTTCGGACCGTATAGGTCGAGGGCGTCTCGTCGGCGACGGGTTTGGCCGCGGCCTTGGTCGCATGGCGCCGGTGCGTCGCCGCCAGGAACAGCTGGGCCGGAGCCTCGCCGCGATCCACCGCCGGCGTGAACAGGCCTTCCCGCGCCGAGGCGGACACGCCCGCCCGCGAGGCGTCGGCCATGGACACCGCATAGGTCGGCGTCGCGCACGCTCCGAGAGCGGTCGTCGCGAACAGGACCAGGGCGGATCTTGCGAGGATTTGCGTCATCGCCGCTCCCAAGGGCAGTCAAAGGAATCATTCTGGGCGCGAGGGCAGTTTGGTGGATGCCTCCCACCCCCGCCACCCGCAAACGTCCGTAGCGGAAGCCTCTCAGAGCTCCTTGGCCACGCCGTCCAACAGGGGGACGAAGCGCACATCTGTTAGCGCCTCGACGGTGAAGCCCCCCTTACCGTCGCCGGTATATCGTCGGAGTTCCTGCACCGGACCCTTGCCGATGGGCGCAACCAGGATGCCGTTCGGCTTCAGCTGCGAAAGCAAGGCCTTGGGCTCGGACGGCGCCGCCGCCGTGACCATAATGCGGTCAAAAGGCGCCTGTTCTGGCCAACCTTTACCGCCGTCTCCGAACTTGGTGATCACGTTGGTGAGACCGAGCGCCTTGAAGCGGGACTCGGCCTCCTTCATCAGCGTCCGGTAGCGCTCGATGGTGTAGACCAGCCGCGACAGCTTCGAGAGGATCGTCGTCTGGTATCCGGAGCCGGTGCCGATCTCGAGCACCCGCGAGCGGCTCTCGACCTTCAGCGCCTGGGTCATCAGGCCGACGATGAACGGCTGGCTGATGGTCTGGCCGCAGGCGATCGGCAGGGCCGAATCCTCGAACGCCCGCTCCTTGAAGAGGTCCGGCGTGAACAGCTCCCGGGGCGTCGTCTCGATGGCGTTCAGCACCGCCGGGTCGGTCACCCCTTGCGAGCGCAGCGCCAGGACCAGGCGGGCCAGGGCGGCGTCGGGCGTCTCGTTGTCCTCGGCCATGCGCCTAGAGCCTCGGCGGCGGGCCGCCGAGGGCCCCCTTCATCGCGTACACCGTGGCCATGTGCGACAGGTCGATGTGCAGCGGCGTCACCGAGATGCGGCCTTCGTAGAGGGCGCGCAGATCCGTGCCCTCCTCAGGCTTGGAGCGCTCGGGCCGGAAGCCGATCCAGTAGTAGTCGCGGCCGCGCAGGTCGGTGCGCTTCTCGGCGATGCGCACCTGCACGTCGCGGAAGCCCTGACGGGTGACCTCCACCTCGCCGACCTTGTCGACGGGCAGGGCCGGGAAGTTGACGTTCATGATCACGTCGGCGGGCCAGCCCACCTCGACGAGGCGCTTGACGATCCCGGGCGCGAAGGCCTCGGCCGCCTCGAAGTAGTTGTCCGACGGGTCGTAGGAGCCCATCTGCGACAGGGCGACGCCCGGCACGCCCAGGGCCATGGCCTCGATCGCCCCGGCCACCGTTCCGGACATGGTCACGTCCTCGGCGAGGTTGGCGCCGCGGTTGACGCCCGACAGCACCAGGTCCGGCGGACCGCCCTCCATCAGCTCGCGTACGCCCAGCATGACGCAGTCCGTCGGCGTGCCGGTGGTGGCGAACTTGCGCTCCCCGAGCTTCCGCACCCGGATCGGCTCGGCCAGGGTCAGCGCCCGGCTGGCTCCCGACTGCTCGTACTCGGGAGCGCAGACCCAGACGTCGTCCGACAGCTGGGCGGCGATCCGCTCCAGCACGGCCAGGCCCTCGGCGTTGATGCCGTCGTCGTTGGTGAGGAGGATCCTCACCCCTCGCCCCCGATGTGCGTCAGCCCCGGCAGGTAGCGGTGCAGGGCCTGCGGGATGGCGATGCGCCCGCCCTCGTCCTGATAGTTCTCCATCACCGCCACCAGGGTCCGGCCGACGGCCAGGCCCGAGCCGTTCAGGGTGTGAACGTAGCGCGTGCCCTTCTCGCCGGCCTTCTTGGCGCGGGCGTTCATCCGCCGGGCCTGGAAGTCGCCGCAGTTGGAGCAGGAGCTGATCTCGCGGTAGCGGCCCTCGGACGGGATCCACACCTCGAGGTCGTAGGTCTTGCGCGCGCCGAAGCCCATGTCGCCGGCGCACAGCAGCATGGTGCGGAACGGCAGCTCCAGCCGCTTCAGCACGGTCTCGGCGCAGGAGACCATCCGCTCGTGCTCCTCCACCGACTGGTCGGGCGTGGTGATCGAGACGAGCTCGACCTTGTTGAACTGGTGCTGGCGGATCATGCCGCGGGTGTCGCGGCCCGAGGCGCCGGCTTCGGAGCGGAAGCACGGCGTCAGCGCCGTCACGCGCATCGGCAGCTCTTCCTCGGCGAGGATCTGCCCCATGACGAGGCTCGTCAGCGGAACCTCGGCGGTGGGGATCAGCCAGCGGCCGTCGGTGGTCTGGAAGAGGTCGCTCGCGAACTTCGGCAGCTTGTCGGTGCCGTAGGCGGCCGCGTCGTTGACCAGCAGCGGCGGGTTCACCTCGGTGTAGCCGTGCTCCTCGGTCTGCAGGTCGAGCATGAACTGGCCGATGGCCCGCTCGAGCTGCGCGAGCTGGCCCTTCAGCACGACGAAGCGCGCGCCGCTCATGCGGGCGGCGGCCTCGAAGTCCATCAGGCCGAGGCCTTCGCCGATCGACTGGTGGTCCTTGGGCGAGGAGATCGCGAAGGGCTCGCCCCAGCGGCGGACCTCGACGTTGTCGTGCTCGTCCTTGCCCGGCGGCACGTCGGCGGCCGGGATGTTGGGCAGGGTCTCGAGCAGCGACTTCAGGCCCTCGCCCGCCTCGCGCTCGGCTTCGGCGTGGGCCTCGAGGTCCTTCTTCAGGGTCTCGACATGCGCCATCAGGCGCGTGGCCTCGGCCTCGTCCTTCTGGGCCTTGGCCTGGCCGATCTTCTTGGAGGCGTCGTTGCGCTCGGCCTGGAGCGCCTGGCCCTGGGTCTGGGCCTCACGGAGCTTCGCGTCGAGGCCGAGGATCTGCGCCACCAGCTCGGAACCGGACAGCCCCTTCGCGCTCCAGGCTTTCTCGTAAAGCTCGGGGGTTTCGCGAATGGCTCTTACGTCGTGCATCGGAGGCCGTGGGCTATAGGTGGGCGGCCCTTCCTAGTGCGCGTCGGCGGGGGCGCCAAGGCGCTAGGCTGCGGCGGCGGCGTCCTCGCGCGCTCGGCGCCCCTCGATCAGGCGCACGCAGCCGATCGAGATGAAGTAGAGCAGGATGATCGGCAGGGCCAAGAGGGTCATGCTGATCGGGTCGGGCGGCGTGACGATGGCCGCGGCGATGACGATGCCGGCCACCGCGAAGCGCCAGCCGGAGAGTAGGGTCCGGGAGCTGACCAGCCCCGCCATGGCCACCAGCGTCAGCACCACCGGCAACTGGAAGAACAGGCCGAAGCAGATGACGAGCGTGGTGATCAGGTCGAAGTAGTCCGACACCTTTGGCAGGAGCTGCACCGAGATCCCCGCCGTGCCGACGATCTGCTGCGAGAGCGAGAACCACAGCACGAACGGCATGATCATGTAGTAGACGAGCGCCGCGCCCATCACGAACAGCGCCGGCGCGGCGACGAGGAACGGCAGGAAGGCGCGCCGCTCGCGCTTGTAGAGGCCCGGCGCCACGAAGGCGTAGACCTGCCAGGCGAGCACCGGGAAGGCGAGGATGATCGCCCCGAACGCGGCCAGCTTCACCTTCGTGAAGAAGAACTCCAGCGGCGCGGTGAAGACGAGGCTCGTCACCTTGCCGGTCGGGGTCGGCAGGTCGAGGACGCCGATCAGCGCCAGGAACATGTTCTTCGCCCCGGTCAGCATGGCCAGGGCCTGGGCGCCGAGGTCGGACGCGTGGGTGTCATGGCGCAGGGCCAGGAGCTGGGCGGCGATCGAGAACGGTCGCAGCAGGAACTCGAACAGCGGGCCGGCGAAATAGAAGCAGACGAGGAAGGCGGCGAAGAAGGCGATGATGCAGGTGATCAGCCGCTGACGCAGCTCGACCAGGTGGTCCAGCAGCGGCGCGCGGGACGCCTCGATCTCGGCCTCGTCGGAGGTGTAGTCGCTCACCCCTCGCCTCCCGCCGGCTTGCGGGCCCGCGTCCTGGCGTCCGGCTTGGCGCCCGCGGCCGCCTTCTTGGCCGTTGTCTTGGCCGGCGCCCTGGGTGCGGCCTCCGGCTTGTCCTTTGCAGCGGCCGGAGCCTTGGCCCTAGCGCGCGGCTTCTTGGGGGCCGGCTCGGCGGCGGCGATGGTCATGGCCGGCGCAGCCTCGGCCGGACCGGGCGCCGAGGGCGCCTCGCTGTACTGATAGCTCATCGGCGGATGCAGCTGGACGCCGACGTCGGCAAGGCTTTGGTGGATCTCGCCGACCACCTGGTTGGTCTCGGCCAGGCCCGCCGCGCGGGCGGCTTCGTCGGCGAGTTGGCCGCGGCGCAGCGCCTCGACCTCACGCCGCAGCTCGTCGAGCTCGGACTGGCGGGCCATCTCGTCGAAGCTGGCGCGGAACTCGGCCGCCATGCCGCGCAGCTTGGCCATGAACTGGCCGAGCCGGCGCAACAGGATCGGGAGGTCCTTCGGGCCCACGATCACCAGGGCCGCGATGGCGGCCAGCAGGAGCTCGAGGCTCTTTCCTTCCAAGAACATGACGTGGCCTTAGCGCGCTTTCACCCGCGAGGAAACGAGACGGCGCGGCGCCCGGCTCAGCTGTGAGCCTTGTCCTTCTCGGACTCCTTCGGCAGCGGCTTGGCTTCGGCCGTCTTGGTCTCTTCGTCCTCGCCCTTCAGGCCTTCGCGGAACGCCCGGATGCCCTTGGCGGTGTCGCCCATGATGCCGGAGATACGCCCACGGCCGCCGAACAGCAGCGCGAGCAGCGCGACCACGATGAGGACGTGCCAGATGGAAAGCGAACCCATGACGCCAAAGCTCCTTCAGGCGGACGGCGGCCCCCGGACCGCGACCCGCGATATGTCTCGACGGGCTATATAGTCCGTCCCGCCAACGCACGCCACGCGGCATTCCGAGGCGCTAGCCCGCCCCGCCAGCCGCGCGGAACTAGTTTTCCAGCTCCTCGGCCTCGCCGAGGTAATCTGTGTGGAATTCGGGCGCCTCGCCGGCTTCCAGCGGATCCTCGTCGGGCCCCAGCGCCGCCGGATCGGGCATGGCGAAGTCGGCCGGAAGGTCCAGCGAGAGCAGGCCCGCGGCCTTCATCTCGGCGACGCCCGGCAGGTCGGCGAGGCTCGCCAGCCCATAGTGCTCCAGGAAGGCTTCGGTGGTGCCGTAGGTGACCGGCCGGCCCGGCGTGCGCCGCCGCCCGCGCATGCGCACCAGGCCGAGCTCCAGCAGGACGTCGAGCGTCCCGCGGCTGGCCGCCACGCCGCGCACCGCCTCGATCTCGGCG is a window encoding:
- the tatC gene encoding twin-arginine translocase subunit TatC, which gives rise to MSDYTSDEAEIEASRAPLLDHLVELRQRLITCIIAFFAAFLVCFYFAGPLFEFLLRPFSIAAQLLALRHDTHASDLGAQALAMLTGAKNMFLALIGVLDLPTPTGKVTSLVFTAPLEFFFTKVKLAAFGAIILAFPVLAWQVYAFVAPGLYKRERRAFLPFLVAAPALFVMGAALVYYMIMPFVLWFSLSQQIVGTAGISVQLLPKVSDYFDLITTLVICFGLFFQLPVVLTLVAMAGLVSSRTLLSGWRFAVAGIVIAAAIVTPPDPISMTLLALPIILLYFISIGCVRLIEGRRAREDAAAAA
- the tatB gene encoding Sec-independent protein translocase protein TatB; translated protein: MFLEGKSLELLLAAIAALVIVGPKDLPILLRRLGQFMAKLRGMAAEFRASFDEMARQSELDELRREVEALRRGQLADEAARAAGLAETNQVVGEIHQSLADVGVQLHPPMSYQYSEAPSAPGPAEAAPAMTIAAAEPAPKKPRARAKAPAAAKDKPEAAPRAPAKTTAKKAAAGAKPDARTRARKPAGGEG
- a CDS encoding protein-L-isoaspartate(D-aspartate) O-methyltransferase → MAEDNETPDAALARLVLALRSQGVTDPAVLNAIETTPRELFTPDLFKERAFEDSALPIACGQTISQPFIVGLMTQALKVESRSRVLEIGTGSGYQTTILSKLSRLVYTIERYRTLMKEAESRFKALGLTNVITKFGDGGKGWPEQAPFDRIMVTAAAPSEPKALLSQLKPNGILVAPIGKGPVQELRRYTGDGKGGFTVEALTDVRFVPLLDGVAKEL
- the scpB gene encoding SMC-Scp complex subunit ScpB, encoding MTAETEREVEALLFAAAGALSLDDLARRLPEGADVEAALAALAARYTGRGVELVCVADRWRFQTAADLAWLMTEERDEPRRLSKAAQETLAIIAYHQPVTRAEIEAVRGVAASRGTLDVLLELGLVRMRGRRRTPGRPVTYGTTEAFLEHYGLASLADLPGVAEMKAAGLLSLDLPADFAMPDPAALGPDEDPLEAGEAPEFHTDYLGEAEELEN
- a CDS encoding Sec-independent protein translocase family protein codes for the protein MGSLSIWHVLIVVALLALLFGGRGRISGIMGDTAKGIRAFREGLKGEDEETKTAEAKPLPKESEKDKAHS
- the serS gene encoding serine--tRNA ligase is translated as MHDVRAIRETPELYEKAWSAKGLSGSELVAQILGLDAKLREAQTQGQALQAERNDASKKIGQAKAQKDEAEATRLMAHVETLKKDLEAHAEAEREAGEGLKSLLETLPNIPAADVPPGKDEHDNVEVRRWGEPFAISSPKDHQSIGEGLGLMDFEAAARMSGARFVVLKGQLAQLERAIGQFMLDLQTEEHGYTEVNPPLLVNDAAAYGTDKLPKFASDLFQTTDGRWLIPTAEVPLTSLVMGQILAEEELPMRVTALTPCFRSEAGASGRDTRGMIRQHQFNKVELVSITTPDQSVEEHERMVSCAETVLKRLELPFRTMLLCAGDMGFGARKTYDLEVWIPSEGRYREISSCSNCGDFQARRMNARAKKAGEKGTRYVHTLNGSGLAVGRTLVAVMENYQDEGGRIAIPQALHRYLPGLTHIGGEG
- the surE gene encoding 5'/3'-nucleotidase SurE yields the protein MRILLTNDDGINAEGLAVLERIAAQLSDDVWVCAPEYEQSGASRALTLAEPIRVRKLGERKFATTGTPTDCVMLGVRELMEGGPPDLVLSGVNRGANLAEDVTMSGTVAGAIEAMALGVPGVALSQMGSYDPSDNYFEAAEAFAPGIVKRLVEVGWPADVIMNVNFPALPVDKVGEVEVTRQGFRDVQVRIAEKRTDLRGRDYYWIGFRPERSKPEEGTDLRALYEGRISVTPLHIDLSHMATVYAMKGALGGPPPRL